Proteins co-encoded in one Dreissena polymorpha isolate Duluth1 chromosome 12, UMN_Dpol_1.0, whole genome shotgun sequence genomic window:
- the LOC127854059 gene encoding uncharacterized protein LOC127854059 translates to MKSQTKAKTLVLWELILTAVGLVFLILAFSLPFWVLYAESFNADDVGTTNDVNVKFYYGFWIYCSKITSNDIDTDTCATVKTSTDGEQAAACTMILAILLLLGSVINTCLYFTRFRCNIVCLYIATVSDIGAGVLSIVSIAVFGTEDHSHTISTSAKLIFSFAKLNICFWFACVGCVCALVAFVFAIIAIINQRNAAYDYASSTKLMDGTSSEHSTEKRLLNEEHVDISVKDSSEERTSIDFPFSEHGEVKKPFYMHYESDSDHGEDDLIFSTAPLSHGFRSEVGAIDKAKIGLKDVLGKGKSREEESQRNMLNTTDQTLVQAEQNKTSVKAQLNVENELLDSQRAMSAAYLDSGSESGETSEISEDESVSDVYSSEDEKVHENGEQHRVSYKVSIGGDSDMTPVESTSDNGTSVAMTIVDGDSSVALVTKRYRTTDDIGPATLAVPEDLAVKRSKTEMPVIRKTGKKRAKATRKTIAMIPALKPPKPIKRVKSVRKKKLALTKEHRKMLSERAEKSKMIEGVYGAPLIKIGSIGSHPEPRSFVHSKKPTDDVLQSGLKLMKSLKVLKEHRQKQSGEENDIDSES, encoded by the exons ATGAAAAGCCAGACAAAAGCGAAGACACTGGTCTTGTGGGAGCTAATACTGACCGCTGTTGGGCTGGTCTTTCTTATTTTAGCATTTTCCCTACCGTTCTGGGTTCTCTACGCCGAATCTTTCAATGCTGATGACGTCGGGACCACTAATGACGTCAACGTGAAGTTTTACTACGGTTTCTGGATTTATTGCAGTAAAATCACGTCTAATGATATTGATACGGACACGTGTGCTACCGTGAAAACCTCCACAG ATGGTGAGCAGGCAGCCGCATGCACGATGATACTGGCCATCTTACTTTTGTTGGGCTCTGTTATAAATACGTGTCTATATTTTACACGATTTCGATGTAATATCGTTTGTCTCTACATCGCCACTGTTTCAGATATAGGAGCTG GGGTACTTTCAATAGTGAGCATAGCAGTCTTCGGGACCGAAGATCACTCGCACACCATTTCGACAAGTGCGAAGTTGATATTCAGTTTTGCAAAGTTAAATATCTGCTTCTGGTTTGCTTGTGTAGGCTGCGTCTGTGCCTTAGTAGCGTTTGTCTTTGCAATTATTGCTATCATAAATCAACGAAATGCCGCTTACGATTATGCTTCCTCAACAAAATTAATGGACGGTACCTCCTCTGAACATTCCACGGAGAAACGGTTATTAAATGAGGAGCACGTGGATATATCCGTGAAAGATAGTTCAGAAGAAAGGACGTCTATTGATTTTCCCTTTAGTGAGCATGGCGAAGTGAAGAAACCCTTTTACATGCACTACGAAAGTGATTCCGATCATGGTGAAGACGACCTGATCTTCTCAACAGCACCTCTTTCACATGGGTTCCGATCCGAAGTTGGTGCAATTGATAaggcgaaaataggtcttaaggACGTCTTAGGAAAAGGAAAATCTCGCGAAGAGGAATCTCAACGAAATATGTTGAATACAACTGACCAAACTTTAGTACAAGCTGAGCAAAACAAGACTTCAGTGAAAGCTCAGTTAAATGTTGAAAATGAGCTGCTTGATTCTCAACGAGCTATGAGTGCAGCATATTTAGACAGTGGTTCCGAATCGGGTGAGACAAGTGAAATCAGTGAAGATGAAAGTGTATCCGATGTATATAGTTCTGAAGACGAAAAAGTTCATGAAAATGGAGAGCAACATCGAGTTTCTTATAAAGTTTCAATTGGCGGTGACAGCGACATGACCCCAGTAGAAAGCACCAGCGACAACGGAACAAGTGTTGCTATGACGATCGTTGATGGAGATTCGAGTGTAGCGTTAGTTACAAAACGATATAGAACGACGGATGACATTGGGCCAGCGACTCTTGCTGTCCCAGAGGACTTGGCCGTCAAACGGTCAAAGACGGAGATGCCGGTTATCAGAAAGACTGGAAAGAAGCGAGCGAAAGCAACGCGGAAAACAATCGCAATGATACCCGCACTTAAACCACCGAAACCAATTAAACGAGTTAAAAGTGTTCGTAAAAAGAAACTAGCCCTCACAAAAGAACATCGAAAAATGTTGTCTGAAAGAGCTGAAAAGAGTAAGATGATAGAAGGGGTTTACGGGGCACCTCTTATTAAGATAGGCAGTATAGGGTCCCATCCGGAGCCTAGATCTTTTGTTCATAGTAAAAAACCTACTGACGATGTTTTGCAATCAGGACTTAAACTCATGAAGTCTTTAAAAGTTTTAAAGGAACATAGGCAAAAACAATCCGGAGAGGAGAATGACATTGACAGTGAAagttaa